TTCCTTTATTTATAAATAATATTATCGAGGGTACATCTTTACCTGTTTATGGTGATGGGAATTACACGAGAGATTGGTTATTTGTAAAAGACCATGCGGCTGCAATAGCACTTATATTTGAAAAAGGTACATTAAAAGAAACCTATAACATCGGCGGTTTTAATGAGTGGAAAAATATTGACTTAGTAAAGCTATTGTGTGATATAATGGATAATAAGCTTTCGCGAAAGCGGGATTCTTCAAAATCACTTATAACTTACGTGAAAGACCGTCCGGGTCACGATAAACGCTACGCAATAGATGCCTCAAAAATAGAAAAAGAACTTGGTTGGAAACCATCTGTTACTTTTGAGGAAGGTTTAGAACTTACTGTAAATTGGTATCTTGAAAATAATCAGTGGCTCAAGAATGTGACTTCTGGTAATTACCAAGAATACTATAATAAAATGTATTCATAATGAAAGGTATAGTACTTGCAGGCGGCTCGGGGACGCGTTTATCACCACTTACCATAGCGGTAAGCAAGCAGTTGTTACCTGTATATGATAAACCAATGATTTTCTATCCTATATCTGTATTAATGCTTGCCGGCATTAAAGAGATATTAATAATTACTACACCAGAAGACAGTCATCTTTTTGAGCGTTTACTTGGTGATGGTAGCTCATTAGGATGTTCGTTTTCTTATGAAGTGCAAGAATCACCTAATGGTCTAGCAGAAGCATTTATTATAGGTGAATCATTTATAGGAAATGATAAAGTTGCCTTAGTATTAGGTGATAATATCTTTTATGGTAATGGCCTTAGCCAGTTATTACAAAGCAAAAATGATGTAGATGGCGCGGCTATTTTTGCTTATCCTGTAAGGGATCCAGAACGATTTGGTGTCGTCGCTTTCGATAAGGATATGAAGGCAACAAGCATTGAGGAAAAACCGAGTATACCAAAATCAAATTACGCAGTTCCTGGAATTTATTTCTATGATAACGAGGTAGTGGGGATTGCAAAGAAGATAAAACCGTCAGAACGAGGAGAGCTAGAAATTACTACAATCAATCAAGAATATCTCAAGAAGAAAAAACTTTCAGTAGGTATTATGAGTAGGGGGATGTCTTGGTTTGATACAGGAACAGTAGATGCGCTAGATGATGCAACAGAATTTATAAGGGTGATACAACGCAATCAAAGCACGATGATAGCATGTCTTGAAGAAATCGCCTATAAGATGAATTGGATATCATACGAAGCACTTAAGGCAAGTGCATCAAGGTATGGTAAAGGTGCTTATGCACAATATATAAATACTGTATAGTGGAATTTCAAAAAACAGCATTCAAAGATTTAATTATATGTACTCCAAAGGTGTTTGAAGATGATCGAGGTTACTTCTTTGAATCATATAATTCGGAAGCTTTTGAAAAATTTGCTGGTTTCTCCCCATCATTTGTTCAAGATAATCAGTCTAAATCATCTTTCGGAGTACTAAGAGGACTTCATTTCCAGATAGGAAAACATGCTCAGTCTAAACTTGTGAGGGTTATTGAGGGTGAGGTGCTGGATGTCGTTGTAGATCTTCGTAAAGAAGAGCCTACCTATGGAAAATCTTTTACTATCAAACTTTCGGGCATTAATAAAAAACAACTCTTTGTGCCTAAAGGAATGGCGCATGGGTTTATTACGTTGAGTGATACCGCTATTTTTGCATACAAATGTGACGCATTTTATGATCAAAAAAGTGAACGTGGACTGGCATACAATGATCCATCATTAAAGATTGATTGGTTACTTGATGAGCGTGAATTTCTGCTTTCCCCCAAGGATTTAGAGAACCCAATGCTCAGCGAACTTAAAAATATTTCTTTTTGATGAGTGTTACTGCGAGTAATATGGAGGTCACTTCAAAAAAGATTGTAGTCACTGGGGCTCTTGGTCAGCTAGGGATGGCGTTACAAGAGCAGTCTAAGCATCATGCTGATTTTGAGTGTATATTTCTAGCTAGAAAGGACCTTGATATAAGTTCTCGTGATAATATCTCATTAGTACTTAATAAACATCAACCAGATGTTGTTATTAATACTGCTGCTTATACAGCTGTAGATGCTGCCGAAGATGATAAAAAACAGGCTTTTCTTGTTAATGAAACTGCAGTAGGTTATCTCGCCGAGGAGTGTAAAAAGCGAGATTGTGCATTAATTCATGTCTCTACAGATTATGTCTTTGATGGTAATAAATCCACTGCCTATGTAGAAAGTGATAAACCTAATCCGCAAACAGTTTATGGTGCGTCAAAACTAGGCGGAGAACTCTTAATTGAGTCTTCAAAAATATCAAAATACGCTATTATTCGTACCTCATGGGTGTACAGTGTCTATCGTCATAACTTTGTCAAGACAATGTTGCGTTTGGGAAAAGAACGTGATTCGCTCTCTGTTGTCAATGACCAGTTGGGTTGCCCTACCTGGGCAAATGACCTTGCAGATACTATTTTAACTGTTGCCCGAGAATTGAAAGAAGATAGTTCCGGTGTTTATCATTATTCTAATAAGGGAAGTATTACTTGGTATGATTTTGCAAAAGCCATCTTTGAGAACGCACAAATCGATGTGCTCATAACTCCAGTAACAAGCGATTTATTTCCTACCAAAGCAAAACGACCTAAAAATAGTGTGCTAGACACGCATAAGATTAAAAAGCAATTTCAAGTTGATATTCCAGAATGGGAATATTCGCTCCAAAAAATGCTCAAAGGACTATAATGAATGAATCTTGGAAAACTATCGCAATTCAAGCTGCAATAAAAGCAGGGAAAGTAATTATGGATGTTTATCATCGTGATTTTGATGTTGCACATAAATCAGATAATTCTCCGCTCACTGAGGCAGATCTAAAAGCTCATGAAGCTATTTTAGCTCATCTTAAGCAAACTGGGATTCCAATATTGAGTGAGGAAGGAAGTGAAATACCTTTTGAAATTCGTACAAAATGGGATCATTTTTGGATGGTAGATCCTCTCGATGGTACTAAGGAGTTTGTAAAACGCAACGGTGAGTTTACGGTAAATATCGCATTAGTAGTAGATGATAAACCTGTTTTTGGTGTGATTTATGTCCCTATAATGAAAACTATCTATGCTGGTGGATCTGATGATGGAGCTAGTTATAAGTTGGTTGATCCCAAAGATGATATGTCATGGGAAACGTTGATAAATAAGGCAATCCCGCTTTCGCGAAAGCTTAAAAAATACACAGATCTTAACCTTATTAAAGTGGTTACAAGTCGCTCACATTTAAATTTAAAAACGCAAGAATTTGTAAAGAACTTGCAAAATGCAGGTAAAAATACAGAAGTAGTACCATCTGGTAGTGCGTACAAGTTTTGTCTTGTTGCAGAAGGAACTGCAGATGTATATCCACGTTTTGGGCCTTGTATGGAATGGGATACTGCAGCAGGAGATGCTATTTGTGAAGGAGTAGGAGGAGCTGTTTATGTTGAGAATACAAGTGAGAAACTATTATACAATAAAGAATCACTTTTTAGTCCTAACTTCGTAGCACATTAATTGATTTATGAAAATTCTTGTTACTGGCGCTGCTGGATTTATAGGTTATCATCTTTGTAAACGCTTACTGAGCGAGGGTCACACTGTGGTAGGCCTCGATAATATAAATGATTATTATGATCCACAACTCAAGTTTGATAGACTTAAAGAGCTGGGTGTGGTGAAGGAACAGGCGGAAAAGTGGAATACACTTTCTACTAGTAGTCTAGAGGACAACTTCTCATTTATTAGATTAAATCTCCAAGATAGAGTCGAAGTTCCAAAGCTATTTAAATCAAATTCTTTTAACCAAGTCTGTAATCTCGCGGCTCAAGCAGGAGTGAGATACTCTATAGAAAACCCAGAAGTGTATGTAGATACTAATATTGTTGGTTTCTTGAATATTTTGGAATGCTGTAGAGATTATA
The genomic region above belongs to Dokdonia sp. Dokd-P16 and contains:
- the rfbD gene encoding dTDP-4-dehydrorhamnose reductase, whose protein sequence is MSVTASNMEVTSKKIVVTGALGQLGMALQEQSKHHADFECIFLARKDLDISSRDNISLVLNKHQPDVVINTAAYTAVDAAEDDKKQAFLVNETAVGYLAEECKKRDCALIHVSTDYVFDGNKSTAYVESDKPNPQTVYGASKLGGELLIESSKISKYAIIRTSWVYSVYRHNFVKTMLRLGKERDSLSVVNDQLGCPTWANDLADTILTVARELKEDSSGVYHYSNKGSITWYDFAKAIFENAQIDVLITPVTSDLFPTKAKRPKNSVLDTHKIKKQFQVDIPEWEYSLQKMLKGL
- the rfbA gene encoding glucose-1-phosphate thymidylyltransferase RfbA; this encodes MKGIVLAGGSGTRLSPLTIAVSKQLLPVYDKPMIFYPISVLMLAGIKEILIITTPEDSHLFERLLGDGSSLGCSFSYEVQESPNGLAEAFIIGESFIGNDKVALVLGDNIFYGNGLSQLLQSKNDVDGAAIFAYPVRDPERFGVVAFDKDMKATSIEEKPSIPKSNYAVPGIYFYDNEVVGIAKKIKPSERGELEITTINQEYLKKKKLSVGIMSRGMSWFDTGTVDALDDATEFIRVIQRNQSTMIACLEEIAYKMNWISYEALKASASRYGKGAYAQYINTV
- the cysQ gene encoding 3'(2'),5'-bisphosphate nucleotidase CysQ; its protein translation is MNESWKTIAIQAAIKAGKVIMDVYHRDFDVAHKSDNSPLTEADLKAHEAILAHLKQTGIPILSEEGSEIPFEIRTKWDHFWMVDPLDGTKEFVKRNGEFTVNIALVVDDKPVFGVIYVPIMKTIYAGGSDDGASYKLVDPKDDMSWETLINKAIPLSRKLKKYTDLNLIKVVTSRSHLNLKTQEFVKNLQNAGKNTEVVPSGSAYKFCLVAEGTADVYPRFGPCMEWDTAAGDAICEGVGGAVYVENTSEKLLYNKESLFSPNFVAH
- the rfbC gene encoding dTDP-4-dehydrorhamnose 3,5-epimerase gives rise to the protein MEFQKTAFKDLIICTPKVFEDDRGYFFESYNSEAFEKFAGFSPSFVQDNQSKSSFGVLRGLHFQIGKHAQSKLVRVIEGEVLDVVVDLRKEEPTYGKSFTIKLSGINKKQLFVPKGMAHGFITLSDTAIFAYKCDAFYDQKSERGLAYNDPSLKIDWLLDEREFLLSPKDLENPMLSELKNISF